DNA from Tachysurus vachellii isolate PV-2020 chromosome 22, HZAU_Pvac_v1, whole genome shotgun sequence:
GATTTAGGTATGTATAGTGTAAAGACTGTAGAGCTCTGAGAAAAGTCAATCTGTCAATCATACAATCATTCAGTTtcacaaacaaataagaaaacataaatCAGCAACAACAAAATGCCTTTAAGGgagcagaaagaagaagaattgtTACCTGCTAAGGCACTAGGTTTTGAGGGAGCTAGGGATTCATCCTCTGTGAGGTCAAAGGTGAAATGTTATGGGTTAGTGAGTCTATTAGTAGCAACTAAATCTTTACATACAGTTAAGTTCTATGCTATTGAACTTAAGAAAGAGTATTGTACCAGCTAAACTAAATAAGAGAAGCATTACAGACGTGCATTCTATGATATTATTAGTTAAACATAGGTAGTCAAAAAAGCGTAAATACTGGCATATTTTAGTTACCTACACATGGCAATATTTCAAGTAAGGTGTTAAAATTGTGAGCAATAAGAATAAACATTGAGACCAACTCTTTAAGCATTCATTTTATCAagctttaattcattcattcattcatcttctactgcttatccgaactacctcgggtcacggggagcctttgcctatctcaggcgtcatctggcatcaaggtaggatacaccctggacggagtgccaacccatcgcagggcacacacacactctcattcactcacgcactcacacactggggacaattttccagagatgccaatcaacctaccatgcatgtctttggaccgggggaggaaaccggagtacccagaggaaacccccgaggcacggggagaacatgcaaactccacacacacaaggtggaggcgggaatcgaaccccgaccctggaggtgtgaggcgaacatgctaactactaagccaccgtgcctcccagcTTTAATTCAGTTtctatgtaaatgtttgtgtaagagtATACGTGAagacaggtgacaaattaaaggaaagacaataaaataaaatactaaggTTATTTTATGTCACAATTTCTTGAATTTATAAGATTATGCCATCCACTAAAAGATAACATGTACACTAAAGTGTCATGGATAAGCGGATCAAGCATTGATCAGGTACTGTGGGGCTACTGCTCTGGATTTATTGCTTcaagcttcttgacttaactTGATTAGTTCATATGTCTCTTTTTTGGATACAAATTCGTTAAGTATACATTGTCATTTCCTCTAAGAGGGCAAATGAACCCAAATTATCCCAGGGAAAGGCCTACAGCATAACAGATCCACAATTTTAAATTTGgcatgagtatgtgtatgtatgtttgggTGTGCCCATGTGTCTGTGTAACAAGGTCAGTACGTATTTCtatagaatgtttttttaagtgctttttttgtttgtataccTAAAACAGTAAGGCGAGCCGAGGCAGAATCTTGGTCTAATTCTGTAGTTACTGTGCAAGTGTATGTTCCCCCATCGTCAGGCTGGATGTTGCTAATGGAAAGCAAGTCCTCCTCCTTCTTATACTTGCTCCTAAATGCAGAAAACAGTTTCAGTGAGATACAAAATGACATTAGAAAAATCTATATGAGTGTGTTGGTAATGGAATAGTGTGATGTGGAGTATAGCATGCATTGCATACAGCCACAAAAAATGCAGGGGCTTGTCGTTTTTTAGCCAGAGGACAGTAATAGGGAGTGTGGAATCGTGTTTAATCTTGCAAGCAAAACGAGCCACACTTCCTCTATTGGCAGAGAGATGCTCTGGAGATCGGACAATTCTCGTTGGCTCTGGGAAGGAACAACACaagtaaacattaaacatttaacaatttaacaatgtaataaataatcattaatagTGGCAGACAAAACATCACCTTGTTTTTGTCagatgtattttttattcagaaCATGACTTATGGCCCATATTAGAGAAAGTGCAAGCAGTTAAATTTTTGTTGTTAAGTATTATTCCACTTctagtaatttattttatttattgttcatttttgtttgtctgcttTACTCAAACAGAATAATATAACTCtgcctatttttttctttcaattgtTTTCTGGTTAACTTGAGAAATGTTTACTATGTTTACAGTCATAGGTGAACATTAGAATTCACCTTGAATATTTCAACAGAATTCACACTTGCAGAAGTATGTCATaacaataaaactttttttacaaataaaacaatatttattttaataaatttgctaATATTTTAATAGAATCCTCACCTTTGACTTCCAGATGGACCTGATCTTCAGCTTTGCCCAGAATGTTGCTTGCCACAAAACTGTAAGTTCCCTGGTCTTCATGTCGAACTTGCCTGATCTCCAGGGTACCATTGTCATGCAAGCTGTACTTCCCTCCATTCGGAACTAAACCCTGGCCATTCTTAAACCtatatcaacacacacacacttgtacacacatACTTGGCATGGTGCATTCTGAATCATAACTCTACACAAGTATTTAAACTTTGTAGGACTTACCACCGCAAAACTGGAAAAGGTGAGCCAAAAAAAGGGCAATCCAGAAAAGCTGTTGTGTTCTCAATCACCTTAATCAGCTGGTTCTTGGGTCCCAATAACCGGGGGGCCATATCTGTAAATACCAGGGTTGTCAGGTTCAGTTATACTATTTTTCACTCCTATTTCAGAAATGTGCCTCTACCTCTGCACCAGATTCTGCTCAACATCTAACTACTTCGTTTTTAAATTGGTCTCTCACCAAGTATGTGGACAAAAGCGTTGGCCAGGAGGTAGCCATGTTCATTTGAGGCATTGCACTGGTATACAGCGCTGGTTCCAATTTGAACAGAGCTGAAAATTATAGCATCATTATTCACCTTCCTGCTTGGATTTTCTGGTGTACCTggtttcaaatgaaaaaaaaaaaaaaacagacaaaaagattTGGTTTGGCAAATTTGTTGTTTAGGCAGCAGTGTCATGTTGCATTATGTTACAATATACAAGGATTGAAATGCAGACTCACTATCTATTGGCTCTCCATTTACAAGCCACTGGATGCTGGGCTTGGGGTTTCCACTAGCTAAACACTGCAGCTGTCCATCCTCATTGGGAGCTAGCACAAGGTTAGATGGCTTATGTAGCCAGAAAGGAGCAGCTATGGGAGGTAAGACATAAAATTTACAAATGGATGTGAATaaattttactgttttatgGTTTTCTTAATTAATTGCCAAGTACATTAAAATGCatcaaacaataaaatgttacaAAGGTGCCCATTTTTTTGGCAAATTTCTTTGAGTCTGACCTTTAACCTCAACGGAGATAGTGTGGCGGATGCTGCCCATCTTATTACTGGCCATGCAGATGTAGCCTCCAGAATCCTCATCTGACACAGACACTATATGGATGGTTTTATTGAAGTTCTCAAATTTGACCTTTTTCTCTGGCAACTCCGCTccttttttaaaccatttgatTCTTGGAGTTGGACTGTGTTGATAAGAAAGCACAGGAGTCAATAAGCAAAGTTTTATATATAGCATCTATACAATTTAAAAGCAAACCAGGGTgttatatttcaaaataacTCACACTCCTGAAGCTATACACTCCAGGAGAAGATCCTCTCCTCGAAGCACCATCTTGGAGCTGGTTATTCccgagggagagagaaaggtagGTGTTGATTCTTGAATGTTGCGTGCTGTGGAACAggagaaaatgtatttagtaaacagaatttacacagagaaagataaacagaccaagaacacacacacacacacacacatacacacagcaagGTTATAACtttctgtaataataaatggagtGTTAGTGACACAGAGACATTAGCCCATTTGCTATAACACATTCTGACAACACAAAACCTGATCTGATTCATGGAAAAATTTCCAAGAAGGTGTGGACTTAATacataaaatgaatttattagtCACAAAAATAGTTGCAGTCTGTTTGTTGATTTTACTTTTGCCATATGCAATTATAGTATTCTAACAAGGAAATGAATCTAAACATAAATCAGTAAGACAATTTTATGATGGGTGTATTAGAATGATTTGTGGTGATTTTAATCATTAGCGGTTAAGATATGCCCTAACATCTAAAGTGGATTCCAACAGAAAACCTTCCCAAGTCATTTGAGtcaaatatttgaataattgtACTTCAGTCAACATTGTATGCTGAGAATTTATCTTCACCAAAAGCTTCTAAATATAACATACAACATATAGCATTGTCCTACATATGTTACCCACAAAATACAAATCAACTGTTGTTGAagctaacattaaacattatatgTTAAGATATAACAACTTGTTAGCTTGTTAGTTAACTATAACTATCCTCTTGGGAATTTGTATACTACCTGAATCAGATCAAGTTCTATGCTGCCAGTTAAAAGAGGGTTGGTTGAGTGTAACTAATCATACAGTAGGTGTCTTATCTCCATCATAAtatctcaaaataaataaagaaataaacaaacaaacaaataattacatttcaatAATCACCCATGTTGATATGTCTGTTAAGTCTATTAAATACTATTTAAACATTGTAGTAATGTCAGTTTTGTCAACACACCAGCATGCTAATTAACTACAAAGCACTAATGCAAGTTAGCCAACTAGCTAGCAAACTAACCATAACTGTAACATTAGACAGCTAACTAACATTAACTGAACcttcttttatataaatatgggactgtaataactgtaataattataggatatattagatatattatatatattagattatattatatatgaaagGTACATGACAATACATCAGTAgaaatgttgtttattgttaactTGTAGGACTGCAGCTGGAGCTGGACTTGTAGCTATGTGTAGCTGATACATATTTTATGTACCTTGACTGTCTAGAGTATATAATAGTAGTATATCGTTAAACAATTTTATGTTAAATCAACAAATACCCAGTCTCAGCATGTGCTACAATTCCAAGTATAGGAATTTTtagtatagtttttttttttttgcttttgttattgGTATGCAAACATGAAACATGGTATGACATTTGCTTTCCTTTCTGATCTAgtcctgtctccacacctgccCTGTCACTGGCTGATTACTTTAATGTGTTCATCTATTCTGTGTCTCACCTTCATaagtcattttgtttgtttgtttgttttttttcctccttgtgAAATCAAATGtaacttttttctgtattaTCTCACGCTTCTATCCAGTGTCTTAtttcttgttttcatttttttagattttgacCATTgctaatgttttcattttatgatcattttcattttaatgatgGACATTGACAATGGTTCTTGAAGTtccttgtaaaataaaataaaaaaaacttaagtaaCTTTTAAACTATTTGGttaaaatacagtttaattACAACAGGTGCAGCTAAATGTCTATCTAAAATACACAATTGTAATAGTAACAAGTCAGGCAATTATTGTGCTACAACAATGTTATATTGGCACATCGTTATTACAGACATAAATGCTAGCCCTGTTAGAAGAAAGGAAACTGATGCTAGAGCTGGTTAGGGGAGAGAAGAGATGCCAAAGCTCTAGACAGCCTTTCTTTGACTCACCGACAAAGGTGTAAGTGTCGTTTTCAGAGTATACAGTGTCATTAAAAGGTACCTCTGTGGACAGAATCAACGTCATCAACGTCCACAAAGTTTGTTGTGCTCTCACATGTTGTGATTTAAACTATTAATGCATCCAAATTCTGTTTCTGCAAACTTTCTACACAAAATAGTTGATAATCTCTGTATTTTAATTTCACTTCATCACAAGTGTCTTTCTGCTAGGAACTAGTAAACAAAAAGGTAAGTCAAATGTCAGAAAGAGGATGAGGGGCCCCTTCTGTCCTACTCCTCTTTCTAAGAACTGATTGGATCAATAGAATCAATTCTGAATAATGCTCACTAGCTCTCAGTAAAAACTCATCatcataaataaacagcatcATCATATTTCAAAATAATGCAATTATGTATTGGTGCACTTTAAAAGCCAGGACATTTTTTATACTGTTAAGAGTATAGATAAGTGATGGATCTTTTTAGCTTTATCTTTTTCACAGAAGGTCCTTCATCTACTAGCTACGTGAAAAACATCTGAAAGGGgagaattttaaaatattgcagTGTATTCAATCTGCAGCATGGAGGAATGCACTGTAGTAAAGCTGCACCATCAATATATGGCCAGATTCTACATCAGTTTTCTGATGCACATATTTAATCCAATATTAttctaacatacagtatatacatactcATTAGTCAGCTCATCCTGAGTCAGCCCTTTACTCACTTGTCTGCACTTTGAGGATAAAAGGATTCTTCtgttggattgtgtgtgtgaagagaaaTCGAGCATTGCAGCTGTAGTCAGTGGCAGCATCCTTACTGAGCACATTAGAGAAGTAAAGATCTCCATTCAGACCCATGGACACTCGAGTGTCCTGTGCTATAGGCATCATTCCtgtgaaaaatgagaaaaagcaTGTGAATTACAGTCTAACACTCATGTACCAGTGGTCTGAGTCATAGCTAGAAAATAAATTTCGACTTTTCCAGGgtattattgtaattatgtaGATGCACTGTATATATTTGCTTTAGAATAAAGAGAAAACTTTATAATtttgacattgacattgacattgtggaaaaaaaaaagtccatgtGCATTCAACTTCATTGTGACTTTGCTAACTGTCACATATTACACACCGTGTACTTTGATGACAATAGATGAAGGACATTTGGGCTTATGTGCATTTGCTGTTAGTTAGTGTTCTTTTGTCAGATCTGTTAAAATATTCCAAAGGCATTAAATCTGTCCTCTCAGCAGTTTGCCAAgctacatacatactgtacatgcactctctcacacacaaattcattACCTCAGCACTAATATGCGCACATGGGAAtgagatgcagacagacaaacaattCTGAATCAAAAGGGAAACAAACATACAGTCAGAAGAGGttgaaatgaagtgaaaaagCGCTGACTTACTACTGTCCATCCAGAATGTTTTAGGTGGGGGAAGGCCAGGAGGTGGGTTACAGGCCAGGACCAGAGGTGATCCTTCACTAACTACCACTGGCTCCAAAACCTCTTTAGGCCACAATGGTGCCTCTGAGGGATAAGTGAATACGTTAGTACTAATCATTTCAGCACTAAACCTATTTCAAGTTACTGCAATGCTACAATCTTGGGTTGTGGTAACAGCTATTATTTGATTAGTACCTCACTTGACATGATgtgagattttatttactttctgatACTTTGATCTTTCTGTCATGTTTCATGATTTTGTTATATTTGCATGTTCCTGCTACTGTGCTAATTTCCACGTCCATAAAGTTTCATTCTGTGATACACTGGATTTGACAGTCAATTGTAAGGTAATCAATAAGCAATTCCACTTCTGCAGAAATCTGATGTTTTATCACATCAAGTGCAAAGAGGCACAGTTCAGTCAGGAGTTACGTCATGTTTGGGTAAAAGGGCAACTGATTTAGATTCTACACTGTTAACTAATATGAAACACTTTCTAGCTTAGTCTCTGCTAATTCCAATCTGATCAAATGAATCAGAAATTTCTTGACTATATAGATcaatattgttttttgtttttttgcagaatATATGGTACTAACAATGACAAAATTTCCAAAGACTAATAcaaaaatcatttatatatcattatCAAGACCATTCAATGCAATCACATGCACAGTTATTCATATATAGATTTTAACACATATGCCATGCATACTTACTGGACACTCGTAGCAATATTTTGTTGGATATGGCAGTGCCAAAGTCATTCATGGAAAAGCACTGGTATTCTCCCTCATAGTCCTCAGGCTTTCCGCCATTCCTAAAGCTGATCTCCAGTGTGCCTGAGCGTTTCCGCATGCTTACACGTGGATCCTTCTCCACATTGAAGAACTTCCCATTTCGTCTCCACCAAAACCTGTTTTAGTTACAGCGTTTCATCATTTCaagattattaaagaaaaatctcTCATCCAAATTCTCAGGACGTTTAAAGCATGTCAAATATTGCTGATTGGAGACCATGAACATTCCACATCAGTGTTAAGGGAATTATGAACTGAATGTATTATTCTAGCACAATAGCACTGTGGCCAGACTAgtagaaaattatataaatctCAATACACTGACAGTCCATGGATGGGATTGATGTGCAAACATTCACATTAGCTGGTGGAAGACAATAAATGGAACTTCTTCCAGATACACACTATCATCTCTCTAAAGCTGGAGCTGGGCAAAGGGACTGGCATTTCTTTTGTCAGTTTGGAGTACAGAATGTAATAGCACACATTCTGCGCTAATGACTGTCAACTTTAATTAGAGAAaatagagacagggagagagagttcAGTGGGGACAAAATGTGACAAAGGCATTATCCACCAGGATTGTGGTACATCCGGAGGGACAGTGaaaccagataaaaaaaaaataaaagaggagGTTTCAACAAATGGACAgtaatttctttaaataatgtCCAGCATAAGAGTCTAGGACgaaaatggagagaaagaaagaaatacaagaTAGTAGAAAAGAAACAGTAGCAGAACACAAGATATAGCATTGTGCATGCTTACGTTGGTACAGGATTACCCTTGGCTTCACACTCAATGATGATGTTATCTCGGGGATCCACAATATAGTCCTTTGCTGACTGTTTCACAATAGTAGGAGGCTGTTTCACTggagtgagaggagagagaaacaaagagaaacatCAGAGAATATCTGTGGATTACTATGTTCCCCTAATGAGCCTCTTTTGGTTAGAGTTCAAATGTTCAATGTAGAGTTCAATGTTCAAATTTTCAGAACATTTatgaatttgtatttttaaaatcacacactTACTGTGAGACAAATTGCAAAAACAGTCAGAACACTGAAAAGCCATCTCATGTTCTCCAAATTGACCATCTCTATTAAAACTAAGTGCAGAAGTGCAAACATGCCAAATTTAGTTGTGGATTCAAGTGACATAGCGGAGCGTTTCAGCAAGACCAGTAGAGGGCATTTACATCAGGGAATCCCAAGATTCTTTGTCTT
Protein-coding regions in this window:
- the nfasca gene encoding neurofascin homolog (chicken) a isoform X2, with the protein product MWPQGQWAPLAVLSISVLLWKEAALIDVPPDPRIQQDLKQPPTIVKQSAKDYIVDPRDNIIIECEAKGNPVPTFWWRRNGKFFNVEKDPRVSMRKRSGTLEISFRNGGKPEDYEGEYQCFSMNDFGTAISNKILLRVSKAPLWPKEVLEPVVVSEGSPLVLACNPPPGLPPPKTFWMDSRMMPIAQDTRVSMGLNGDLYFSNVLSKDAATDYSCNARFLFTHTIQQKNPFILKVQTTRNIQESTPTFLSPSGITSSKMVLRGEDLLLECIASGVPTPRIKWFKKGAELPEKKVKFENFNKTIHIVSVSDEDSGGYICMASNKMGSIRHTISVEVKAAPFWLHKPSNLVLAPNEDGQLQCLASGNPKPSIQWLVNGEPIDSTPENPSRKVNNDAIIFSSVQIGTSAVYQCNASNEHGYLLANAFVHILDMAPRLLGPKNQLIKVIENTTAFLDCPFFGSPFPVLRWFKNGQGLVPNGGKYSLHDNGTLEIRQVRHEDQGTYSFVASNILGKAEDQVHLEVKEPTRIVRSPEHLSANRGSVARFACKIKHDSTLPITVLWLKNDKPLHFLWLSKYKKEEDLLSISNIQPDDGGTYTCTVTTELDQDSASARLTVLEDESLAPSKPSALAGPPDPPQDLELSDLSALSVRLTWIPGNENNSPVTQFLVQYEEDRWKPGDWQNLSSYAGDQNSVKLNLSPFVNYQFRVIAINSVGQSRPSRPSARYQTSGERPYIYPTGLKGWGTTKSNMEITWQPLLDNQRNGPELRYMVSWKKKDLDEEWNYITTTNTKYVVSDTDTYVPYEIKIQAVNDFGPGPESNIVIGYSGEDRPTEAPGNLRVSKLNSSKGNVNWIPVDAKSINGEFKEYRLYYWREASLVKDLKVNKDKKTKGFFSDVSQSSGVLEDLVPYSKYKMYMTVANNKFEGPHSNTVEFQTKEGLPGAPKFFKIVKRNTNTIHLQWNKPLEPNGILIGYTLLYKTVNGTQEGDVQVLSLFPNETEYTMRLPDRFTRYKFYLSARTQVGSGEVYAEESPHFTNEAYSTDQVDIATQGWFIGLMCAIALLILILLIVCFIKRSRGGKYPVRDKKDLPLDHVDHKDQDGSFDYHSDEDNKPLQGSQTSLDGNVKESDDSLVDYGEGGDGQFNEDGSFIGQYTVRKDKEETEGNESSEATSPVNAIYSLA